From Lysinibacillus sp. SGAir0095, the proteins below share one genomic window:
- a CDS encoding holin family protein: protein MENKIAVFTGVLGAIASYMFDLVGVAVSILMLFMLADYITGLVAAGINKELNSRIGWTGFVRKLYILMLIGLIYALEFMTGHYVDFDIFGGYIGDGAAFAYIAVELISITENGVKMGAPMPPFIKNLLKIVKEKTGLNEEGETK, encoded by the coding sequence ATGGAAAATAAAATAGCTGTGTTCACAGGAGTTCTTGGAGCAATCGCTTCATACATGTTTGATCTAGTAGGTGTTGCGGTATCAATTCTCATGTTGTTTATGCTTGCAGACTATATTACCGGTCTAGTTGCAGCTGGAATAAACAAAGAGTTGAATAGTCGTATTGGATGGACAGGATTTGTTCGTAAGTTATATATCTTGATGTTAATTGGTTTAATCTATGCCCTTGAATTCATGACTGGCCATTATGTTGATTTTGACATTTTCGGCGGTTATATCGGGGATGGTGCTGCCTTTGCATATATTGCTGTTGAGCTTATTTCAATTACTGAAAATGGGGTAAAGATGGGTGCACCAATGCCTCCATTTATAAAGAACCTATTAAAAATCGTTAAAGAAAAAACGGGCTTGAATGAAGAAGGTGAAACTAAATGA
- a CDS encoding prophage endopeptidase tail family protein, which yields MILKIKSKTQELPLNHIQSPKRILELNSTMQFNFTAINHPNSPGYRLLENEHLIEYEGHEYRIKQLAKRPKYANVKCVHVYSDLIGTRRDSTLGGTISLQQALNFLFNGTDWSFVTNVDKTIEVESFGFNNIVKLMTDLCNLFEVEFTILPGKQISVQERISGDYGAIYRHAHNIQSIGEDFDSTTLRTKITGYYGASGVSVTYISPLAEVYGEIEAESIKDEAIETHEEMLAIIQQTLDDEVKFTLSVDPSETKAREIGESVRVVYEKMDMNLSARVLKIDEELKKIDDMYQFVPVSITLGNYIREGYVDKVIGEITAAKKDYRSKIEKLDTRITFQVEEIGESVATLEIKADSIVSSVSDLNTRMGTAESQIVQNATNISFKVSETDYNGNRIASLINQTSTTIDIVAERINFIGQVFGDGAIFKGNIKTLESIEVGNSIQLGELNDFGVAKKIQFNSMASISGGNGEYGGDINFNCDALNLNSVSRIYWGNNKPVAVWA from the coding sequence TTGATACTAAAAATTAAATCAAAAACACAAGAGTTACCTCTGAATCATATCCAAAGTCCGAAAAGAATTTTAGAATTGAATAGCACAATGCAATTTAACTTCACGGCGATTAACCACCCTAACAGTCCAGGATATAGATTGTTGGAGAATGAACACTTAATCGAGTATGAAGGCCATGAATACCGTATAAAACAACTAGCTAAGCGCCCGAAATATGCAAACGTGAAATGCGTGCATGTCTATAGTGATCTCATTGGAACCAGACGTGACAGTACGTTAGGTGGAACTATTTCGCTTCAACAAGCATTAAACTTCTTGTTTAACGGGACAGATTGGTCATTTGTAACGAATGTAGATAAAACTATAGAAGTAGAGAGCTTTGGCTTCAATAATATTGTGAAGTTAATGACTGATTTATGTAACCTGTTTGAAGTAGAGTTTACAATCTTACCTGGTAAGCAGATCAGTGTCCAAGAGCGTATATCAGGGGATTACGGTGCTATTTATCGTCACGCTCACAACATTCAGTCAATTGGCGAAGATTTTGATTCAACAACTCTGAGAACAAAGATTACAGGTTATTACGGGGCCTCTGGAGTCAGTGTTACTTACATTTCACCTCTTGCTGAAGTTTACGGTGAAATTGAAGCGGAATCAATAAAGGATGAAGCAATCGAAACTCATGAAGAAATGTTAGCGATAATTCAACAAACTCTCGATGATGAGGTTAAGTTTACCTTAAGTGTGGATCCGTCAGAAACAAAAGCACGAGAAATTGGAGAGAGTGTGAGAGTGGTTTATGAAAAAATGGATATGAATTTGTCAGCTAGAGTTCTGAAAATCGATGAGGAATTAAAAAAAATTGATGACATGTATCAATTTGTACCCGTATCCATTACTCTTGGCAACTATATTCGAGAGGGGTATGTTGATAAGGTAATCGGAGAAATCACTGCTGCTAAAAAAGATTATCGAAGTAAAATCGAAAAGCTGGACACTCGCATTACTTTTCAAGTTGAAGAAATCGGAGAGTCTGTAGCAACATTAGAGATTAAAGCCGACAGTATCGTCTCTTCTGTATCAGATTTAAACACTCGAATGGGAACAGCAGAATCACAAATAGTTCAGAATGCTACCAATATCTCATTCAAAGTAAGTGAGACAGATTACAATGGGAATAGGATAGCCTCTTTGATAAATCAAACTTCTACAACGATTGATATAGTTGCTGAAAGGATTAATTTTATCGGCCAAGTGTTTGGTGATGGGGCAATATTCAAAGGGAATATTAAAACTCTCGAGAGTATAGAAGTAGGGAACAGCATACAACTAGGAGAATTGAATGACTTTGGCGTGGCTAAAAAAATCCAATTTAATAGCATGGCGAGTATCAGTGGCGGAAACGGTGAATATGGGGGAGACATTAATTTTAACTGTGATGCCTTAAATTTAAATAGTGTCAGTCGTATTTACTGGGGTAACAACAAACCCGTTGCAGTTTGGGCGTGA
- a CDS encoding IS1182 family transposase, which yields MMSKNQINERDQIEMITIEQLVPQNHLVRKLESAIDFSFIYPLVEPLYSTLGRPSVDPVVLIKMTFVQYVFGIRSMRQTIKEIETNMAYRWFLGFGFHSEIPHFSTFGKNYERRFQDTDIFEQIFYRILKEIADKGLLSADHVFIDSTHVKASANKRKFEKKIVRKETRAYEAKLQEELNQDRIDHGKKPFPPDKFEKEEVKEIKQSTTDPESGYYVKDERTKQFAYSFHAAADRYGFILGSIVTPGNVHDSHMLQPLVEKIMDKVKKPLAVAADAAYKTPAITKFLFDQEIQPALPYTRPKTKDGFLRKHDYVYDEYYDCYLCPEGQVLKYSTTTKEGKRQYKSNPSQCATCPLLTQCTNSKDHRKIIERHIWAEYVEEADHLRHQNETKQIYARRKETIERVFADAKEKHGMRWTTLRGIKKLSMQAMLTFAAMNLKKLANWTWQAPEMV from the coding sequence ATGATGTCGAAAAATCAAATAAATGAACGGGATCAAATTGAGATGATTACAATTGAACAACTTGTACCACAGAATCATCTTGTCAGAAAGCTTGAGTCAGCTATTGATTTTTCTTTCATCTATCCACTGGTAGAACCACTGTATTCTACCCTAGGTAGACCTAGTGTAGATCCAGTTGTATTAATTAAAATGACATTTGTGCAATATGTATTTGGAATTCGTTCAATGCGTCAGACAATAAAAGAAATTGAAACCAATATGGCATATCGCTGGTTTTTAGGGTTTGGCTTTCATTCAGAAATCCCGCACTTTTCTACCTTCGGTAAAAATTATGAACGTCGATTCCAAGATACTGATATCTTTGAACAGATTTTCTATCGTATTCTTAAAGAAATTGCAGATAAGGGATTACTAAGTGCTGACCATGTCTTCATCGATTCAACTCATGTAAAAGCCAGTGCGAATAAACGTAAATTCGAAAAGAAGATTGTCCGTAAAGAGACTCGTGCATATGAAGCCAAACTTCAAGAAGAATTGAATCAAGATCGTATCGATCACGGGAAGAAGCCATTTCCACCTGATAAATTTGAAAAAGAAGAAGTGAAGGAAATTAAGCAAAGTACGACAGATCCTGAAAGTGGATACTATGTAAAAGATGAAAGAACCAAACAGTTTGCTTATTCATTCCATGCTGCAGCTGATCGGTATGGATTTATACTTGGATCGATTGTGACACCTGGGAATGTTCATGATAGTCATATGCTTCAGCCACTTGTTGAAAAGATTATGGATAAAGTGAAGAAGCCACTTGCTGTTGCTGCCGATGCTGCTTATAAAACTCCTGCGATTACTAAATTCTTATTTGACCAAGAGATTCAACCTGCACTCCCTTATACACGTCCAAAAACGAAGGATGGATTTTTACGGAAACACGATTATGTATATGACGAGTACTATGATTGCTACCTTTGTCCGGAAGGGCAAGTTCTTAAATATTCGACTACCACTAAAGAAGGTAAACGCCAGTACAAATCAAACCCTTCTCAATGTGCAACCTGTCCTTTGCTTACTCAATGTACGAATAGTAAAGATCACCGGAAAATCATTGAGCGTCATATTTGGGCAGAATATGTAGAGGAAGCGGATCATCTTCGTCATCAAAACGAGACCAAACAAATATATGCGAGACGTAAAGAGACGATTGAACGTGTCTTTGCGGATGCGAAAGAGAAGCATGGTATGCGCTGGACAACCCTACGAGGGATTAAAAAATTGTCCATGCAGGCGATGCTTACTTTTGCTGCCATGAATTTAAAGAAGCTTGCCAATTGGACATGGCAAGCTCCAGAAATGGTCTAA
- a CDS encoding DUF2513 domain-containing protein — protein sequence MKRDMELIRELLFLIEAQDSIHSQLKIPEEMDRNYVVYQLNLMEQAGLTENNIRYASDQPFYIHSQLTWPGHDFLDSIRNESIWQKSKDSLKSKGLELGQVSFGILTDLVKMKVKESLGMIE from the coding sequence ATGAAAAGAGATATGGAATTGATTCGAGAATTATTATTTTTAATTGAAGCCCAAGACAGCATTCATTCGCAATTAAAAATCCCTGAGGAAATGGACCGAAATTATGTAGTTTACCAATTGAATCTGATGGAACAAGCTGGTTTAACTGAAAATAACATAAGATATGCTAGTGACCAACCTTTTTATATTCATAGTCAGTTAACTTGGCCTGGTCATGATTTCCTGGATTCGATTAGGAATGAGTCAATATGGCAGAAATCCAAAGATTCATTAAAGTCAAAGGGTTTAGAATTAGGGCAAGTTTCTTTTGGAATCCTTACCGATTTGGTGAAAATGAAGGTTAAAGAAAGTTTAGGGATGATTGAATAG
- a CDS encoding phage tail domain-containing protein, protein MITVIEKLDGTRINLFDKGVLTADFVVSPIDLKTDSENISGRPGRILTSFDYGNRAATLNLYALADSRLDTITLRDRIAELIDGNEPFYIYEGVTPKLYGFQLPGEVSNRNAYEQSDTYILEGKRLLIYRIGNGAIKFSGLTGNRNIEFETYELPFWESSKTTLELSELAKEWNINPLILGMGIEWDEDYTWEFTSAYPIVRNLGNVPVNPRYMPLKITIKGDFPNGVTLTNQTTGESVTFSGSLTASDTLVFDGVQYLKNGVNVSYQTNYGLIKLKPGENQISITGGSLTSVKFDFRFYFK, encoded by the coding sequence ATGATAACTGTTATTGAGAAACTTGATGGTACACGTATCAATTTATTTGATAAAGGGGTCTTAACAGCGGATTTCGTTGTTAGCCCTATCGATTTAAAAACAGATTCAGAGAACATCTCTGGTAGACCTGGTCGTATTCTTACTTCGTTTGATTACGGGAATAGAGCAGCAACATTGAACTTATATGCGTTAGCTGATTCAAGATTAGATACGATTACTTTACGAGATCGTATAGCTGAACTGATTGATGGTAATGAACCATTTTATATCTACGAAGGTGTCACACCTAAATTGTATGGTTTCCAACTTCCAGGAGAGGTATCAAACCGAAATGCATATGAACAATCAGATACGTATATCTTGGAGGGTAAAAGGCTGCTTATCTATCGAATAGGAAATGGAGCAATTAAATTCAGTGGATTAACAGGTAATAGGAATATAGAGTTTGAAACTTATGAACTGCCATTTTGGGAGAGCTCAAAAACTACCTTGGAGCTATCTGAGCTAGCAAAAGAATGGAATATTAATCCTCTCATTTTAGGCATGGGGATAGAGTGGGATGAAGATTACACTTGGGAATTTACTAGTGCTTATCCTATTGTGAGAAACTTAGGTAATGTTCCGGTTAACCCTCGATACATGCCATTAAAAATCACAATAAAAGGTGATTTTCCTAACGGAGTTACACTTACTAACCAAACAACTGGTGAAAGTGTAACGTTTAGTGGATCCTTAACGGCTTCAGATACACTTGTCTTTGATGGGGTTCAGTATTTAAAGAACGGTGTTAATGTCTCCTATCAAACAAATTACGGCTTAATCAAATTAAAACCAGGCGAAAATCAGATTTCAATTACAGGTGGGTCACTAACCTCTGTGAAATTTGATTTTCGTTTTTATTTTAAATAA
- a CDS encoding tail assembly chaperone, with translation MAILEINGQEYEAKGSFAFARKADDLLGTIAEKSKTGKQEGGLNNLLGELIDGAKDLDALMHFWQCALAHEKKIKLTDIESALEKRIEEEGTLELIKEAYAVIDESGFFKRAVEKFWSNVDIMSKIESDDEKENQQYQLAIEMMTKAKAELTSTK, from the coding sequence ATGGCAATTTTAGAAATCAACGGACAAGAATATGAAGCGAAGGGATCTTTTGCGTTTGCGCGGAAAGCAGATGATTTGTTAGGTACTATCGCTGAAAAATCTAAAACGGGTAAACAAGAAGGTGGACTTAACAATCTTCTAGGAGAACTTATTGACGGAGCAAAGGACTTGGATGCCTTAATGCATTTTTGGCAGTGTGCACTAGCTCATGAAAAGAAAATTAAATTAACCGATATCGAGTCGGCACTTGAGAAACGCATTGAAGAAGAGGGCACTTTGGAGCTGATTAAAGAAGCTTATGCTGTGATTGACGAAAGCGGTTTTTTCAAACGAGCTGTCGAGAAATTCTGGAGCAACGTAGATATTATGAGCAAAATCGAATCAGACGACGAGAAGGAAAATCAACAGTACCAGCTGGCAATCGAAATGATGACAAAAGCCAAAGCGGAATTAACTTCGACGAAATAG
- a CDS encoding phage major tail protein, TP901-1 family: MKQGRQSILLVQLTSAPVGADALVPALQTDDSYSIENSISDVETKFGRMLAYGTNSETFDITMRGQKGDAGQKAILDAIKNKVQLKIWEVDTEPNAESTYDSLFAYAIVESFERSNPADDSQEVSATIQVIGESQEGTFTTLPEELINFAKYGFELPGQTTGEFGSEDNPTGYVPTETP; this comes from the coding sequence ATGAAACAAGGTCGTCAATCAATTTTACTAGTGCAACTAACTAGTGCACCGGTTGGAGCAGATGCTCTAGTGCCAGCTCTACAAACTGATGATTCATACTCAATTGAGAACTCAATCTCAGATGTAGAAACAAAATTTGGTCGTATGTTAGCTTACGGAACAAACAGTGAAACTTTCGACATCACAATGCGAGGACAAAAAGGAGATGCTGGTCAAAAAGCAATCCTTGACGCAATCAAAAATAAAGTACAGTTAAAAATTTGGGAAGTTGACACTGAACCAAATGCTGAAAGCACTTATGATTCGCTATTTGCTTATGCTATTGTTGAATCATTTGAGCGATCTAACCCAGCTGATGACTCACAAGAGGTATCTGCGACAATTCAAGTAATTGGTGAATCTCAAGAAGGTACATTTACAACATTACCTGAAGAGTTAATCAATTTCGCTAAATACGGATTCGAATTACCTGGTCAAACAACTGGTGAATTCGGAAGTGAAGATAATCCAACAGGTTATGTTCCAACTGAAACACCTTAA
- a CDS encoding DUF3168 domain-containing protein yields MAYPFKPLQTALYQRLSNDSELKKIITGIYDHVEVDIPFPYIIIGEPRIPTQEIVKFNNIYNCTVTLHTWFNQQTANRYGNTATYEILDAVHEALKIRLDVVGYKNVNAYMDSPKVLDDIDNILKHGILNYHITLQEI; encoded by the coding sequence ATGGCCTACCCATTTAAACCATTGCAAACAGCTCTTTATCAGAGGTTATCCAATGATTCAGAGCTTAAGAAGATTATTACAGGGATTTATGATCACGTAGAAGTAGATATCCCTTTCCCGTATATCATTATTGGTGAACCCAGAATACCTACACAGGAAATTGTGAAGTTTAACAACATTTATAACTGTACAGTTACTTTGCACACCTGGTTTAACCAGCAAACAGCTAATAGATATGGGAATACAGCAACATACGAAATATTAGATGCCGTCCACGAAGCGTTGAAAATACGTTTAGATGTGGTCGGCTATAAAAATGTTAACGCCTATATGGATTCACCTAAGGTTTTAGATGATATAGACAACATACTAAAGCATGGGATACTCAATTATCACATTACATTACAGGAAATTTAG
- a CDS encoding HK97-gp10 family putative phage morphogenesis protein — protein MGINRFGDRRTQRAMRKWEEKITEKVKRIIFESAYILQTEARSRAPEDSGYLRQSIEVEILNDGLSARVIVSADYAIYIEYGTGIYAVNGNGRQDGWTYFSDKFGEFVFTEGMKPQPFWFDAIAVAQQYFKREMQKLGI, from the coding sequence ATGGGAATTAATCGATTTGGTGACAGACGAACTCAAAGGGCCATGCGTAAATGGGAAGAGAAAATAACTGAAAAAGTTAAACGAATTATATTTGAATCAGCGTATATTCTCCAAACAGAGGCACGTTCAAGAGCTCCAGAAGACAGCGGATACTTAAGACAAAGCATTGAGGTTGAAATCCTTAATGATGGGCTTAGTGCTAGGGTAATTGTTAGTGCTGATTATGCTATTTATATCGAATATGGTACCGGGATTTATGCTGTGAATGGAAACGGCCGTCAAGATGGTTGGACATATTTCTCAGATAAGTTTGGTGAATTTGTATTTACTGAGGGGATGAAACCTCAACCTTTCTGGTTTGATGCAATAGCAGTGGCTCAACAATATTTCAAAAGAGAAATGCAAAAGTTAGGTATTTAA
- a CDS encoding phage head closure protein: MYFSPFEEFPHKLELLKQQSTPDGSGGSKKEWVATSIFNGFMDTPSTKERLYAMQMSVTYDRFLYYPYGQEIASTVRVRFENVDYVVAGEGEDQGGQHEVMRIPLKKVT; the protein is encoded by the coding sequence ATGTACTTTAGTCCTTTTGAAGAGTTTCCTCACAAACTAGAGTTGCTGAAACAACAATCAACCCCTGATGGATCTGGTGGAAGCAAAAAGGAATGGGTAGCAACTTCAATATTTAACGGTTTCATGGACACACCATCAACAAAGGAGCGTTTGTATGCCATGCAGATGAGTGTTACTTACGATAGGTTCCTCTACTACCCTTATGGTCAAGAAATCGCTTCTACAGTTCGTGTGCGCTTCGAGAACGTTGACTACGTGGTTGCAGGAGAAGGTGAGGACCAAGGAGGGCAGCATGAGGTCATGCGAATCCCTCTTAAGAAGGTGACTTGA
- a CDS encoding major capsid protein has translation MPNIYDLVTAQNISDFVVTSNQNKTPYLGAALFPSDKQLGLNLSYLKGRGGLPVALKPSAFDAQAPVRDRIGVSKVETEMPFFRERMTVKEQERQQINTFLAGGQTQMADQVVKFVFDDVKTLVDGADVTAERMRMQLLSTGKIQIAAEGAQHEYDYQLNDDQFEELTGTDAWTDAASTPVQDILAWKKEVRVRTGVEPTRAILTSATFALIAQNETIRKDLNPLGAQNIILTDEDVANYLSRKTKIQFAIYDDMFIDEAGASKSFFPDGVVTLLPPGTLGKTMYGTTPEESDLMTGAAQADVSIVNRGVAVTTHKIVHPVNVETIVSEIVLPSFEQAGKIFIAKVATI, from the coding sequence ATGCCAAACATTTATGATTTAGTAACAGCTCAAAATATTTCTGATTTCGTTGTTACATCGAACCAAAACAAAACACCTTATCTTGGTGCTGCATTGTTCCCATCTGATAAACAGCTTGGATTAAACCTATCTTACTTAAAAGGTCGTGGCGGTTTACCAGTAGCGTTAAAACCATCTGCATTTGATGCACAAGCGCCTGTTCGTGATCGTATTGGTGTATCTAAAGTAGAAACAGAAATGCCTTTCTTCCGTGAGCGTATGACTGTAAAGGAACAAGAGCGTCAACAAATTAATACGTTCTTAGCAGGCGGACAAACTCAAATGGCTGACCAAGTAGTGAAGTTTGTATTTGATGACGTGAAAACACTAGTAGATGGTGCGGATGTTACTGCTGAACGTATGCGTATGCAATTACTTTCAACAGGTAAGATTCAAATCGCTGCAGAAGGTGCACAACATGAGTATGATTACCAACTTAATGATGATCAATTTGAAGAGTTAACAGGAACTGATGCATGGACCGATGCAGCTTCTACTCCGGTACAAGATATTCTTGCTTGGAAAAAAGAAGTTCGTGTTCGTACAGGTGTAGAGCCTACTCGTGCAATCTTAACAAGCGCAACATTTGCTTTAATCGCGCAAAATGAAACAATTCGTAAAGATCTAAACCCTTTAGGGGCTCAAAATATCATCTTAACTGATGAAGATGTAGCAAACTATTTATCTCGTAAAACTAAAATCCAATTTGCTATTTATGATGACATGTTCATCGATGAAGCTGGAGCTTCAAAATCATTCTTCCCAGATGGAGTGGTTACATTATTGCCACCAGGTACATTGGGTAAAACAATGTACGGTACAACTCCAGAAGAATCAGATTTAATGACAGGTGCAGCTCAAGCGGATGTATCAATTGTTAATAGAGGAGTAGCGGTAACTACTCATAAAATTGTACATCCGGTAAATGTTGAAACGATTGTTTCTGAAATCGTTTTACCTTCATTTGAGCAAGCAGGCAAAATCTTTATTGCTAAAGTAGCAACAATCTAA
- a CDS encoding DUF4355 domain-containing protein produces MIIDLEQVKTLAESGDKSALEQYIFKALEKGDVESAVKVNAAVNSELDSLKDTHHTKALETWKTNHLQGLIDDAVSKANPQETPEQKRIRELEEKILNSEKATKLAELKAKALEHATSKGLPNKFATKYIERFLGDDETVTASTLDELKTDLDEVIQAQVQETLKGNARGVGGGTGSNNSDSYGKKLAQTANDTTTAAEAQSHYFK; encoded by the coding sequence ATGATTATCGATTTAGAACAAGTAAAAACATTAGCTGAATCTGGTGACAAGTCGGCTTTAGAACAATACATTTTCAAAGCATTGGAAAAAGGTGACGTTGAGTCGGCAGTGAAAGTTAATGCAGCAGTAAACAGTGAGTTAGATTCGTTAAAGGATACACATCACACAAAGGCGTTGGAAACATGGAAGACAAACCACTTACAGGGCTTAATTGATGATGCAGTGTCAAAAGCGAATCCACAAGAAACACCAGAACAAAAACGTATTCGTGAACTCGAAGAGAAGATTCTCAACAGTGAAAAGGCTACTAAACTAGCTGAACTGAAAGCGAAAGCGTTAGAGCATGCTACTAGTAAAGGATTACCTAACAAATTTGCAACTAAGTACATTGAACGTTTCCTGGGCGATGATGAAACAGTTACAGCTTCAACACTTGATGAGCTGAAAACAGATCTTGATGAAGTAATTCAAGCACAGGTTCAAGAAACGTTAAAAGGTAATGCACGTGGTGTAGGTGGCGGAACTGGAAGTAACAACTCAGATTCATATGGTAAAAAACTAGCTCAAACAGCAAACGATACAACTACTGCTGCTGAAGCACAATCACATTATTTTAAATAA
- a CDS encoding phage minor head protein has translation MNELDIKAKIDKLLKKAESSLEKVFAKMLSETLSEMNRLFMKYTKNGKEPSWTDVNKYNRLHAILERVSQTMTGNYREVVKQLKTLQQDAYIQTYLQTAYLIEVFESKRMGFRLPSQEAIKAALENPIEFLRLPKTMKQHRDAIVQQIQQIITQSLIRGEGYFKMAKQIEERVGFFQKKARAVARTETGRAMAIADEQVLEQASKYVEVEKVWCSALDFRVRQSHRTLDGQKADKDGFFHYKSLKAKMPHGWNRADMDINCRCVTLKLVNGMLPTVRRGRNYKDKDYQERMEKKIHQYMKKGIKRNGKMEKLTYAEAFKEANRRIQPPTVTTPYITYEEWYKNATS, from the coding sequence ATGAATGAGTTAGATATCAAAGCGAAAATCGATAAATTACTTAAGAAAGCAGAGTCATCATTAGAAAAAGTATTTGCTAAGATGCTGAGTGAAACACTTTCTGAAATGAATCGATTGTTTATGAAATACACCAAGAACGGCAAAGAACCTTCATGGACCGATGTTAATAAGTACAATCGATTACATGCTATTTTGGAACGAGTCTCACAAACGATGACAGGGAACTATCGAGAAGTCGTTAAGCAACTTAAAACATTGCAACAAGACGCTTATATTCAGACATACTTACAAACAGCTTATTTAATCGAAGTATTTGAGAGTAAGAGAATGGGCTTTCGTCTACCTAGCCAGGAAGCAATTAAAGCAGCTCTAGAAAATCCAATTGAGTTTTTACGCTTACCGAAAACTATGAAACAACATAGAGATGCAATCGTTCAACAAATACAACAGATTATTACTCAATCTTTAATTCGTGGTGAAGGTTATTTCAAGATGGCCAAGCAGATTGAAGAAAGAGTGGGCTTCTTCCAGAAGAAAGCAAGAGCAGTAGCGCGTACAGAAACAGGTCGAGCGATGGCAATTGCTGATGAACAAGTTTTAGAGCAAGCTAGTAAGTATGTAGAGGTTGAAAAGGTTTGGTGCAGTGCTTTAGATTTCCGAGTACGGCAATCTCACAGAACTTTAGATGGGCAAAAAGCTGATAAAGATGGTTTTTTTCACTACAAATCTTTAAAAGCAAAAATGCCCCATGGATGGAATCGTGCTGATATGGATATCAATTGTCGCTGTGTAACCTTAAAACTCGTAAACGGGATGCTTCCTACTGTTCGTCGCGGTCGAAATTACAAGGATAAAGATTATCAGGAGAGAATGGAGAAGAAGATCCACCAATACATGAAAAAAGGTATTAAACGTAACGGGAAAATGGAAAAATTGACATATGCTGAAGCTTTCAAAGAAGCTAATAGGCGCATCCAACCACCTACTGTTACAACTCCATACATCACGTATGAAGAATGGTACAAGAATGCGACAAGTTAG